A window from Candidatus Bathyarchaeota archaeon encodes these proteins:
- a CDS encoding amidophosphoribosyltransferase, with the protein MPGSIGIGNVRYTTSGKCDDVSIIQGTQPVTASADGVKLALSFNGNIVNTLPLKREMTERFPDFLYNCDSDIVCHKMLQALKETGDLAAASRSVMESLDGAFSVTGITGEGEFFAFKDAHGIKPLCAGHDPNGATFAFSSETVSFDMNSFVRDFELNPGELVTVSKDGFKRIQVIEKPREAFCSFEYAYFARPDSIFNGKYVYEIREDFGRNLVKEFPEEAKQGDIVFSVPETGDDSAMGVHEASGLRWERASRRHRYVTERAFILLNAERYSTIDKKINILGAKVAGKNVIITEDSVVRGDTTKVIIEKMRKAGAKKIFLFVTFPRIIGPCFYGIDMSTYGQLVGSRHSPAEIAKIIGADGVCYQSLENLIRATGKTENELCLACITGKYPTPCAQKMADAMKKRFQEGYEEKTRIYESEDQQS; encoded by the coding sequence TTGCCAGGCTCAATCGGGATCGGTAACGTACGTTACACCACCTCTGGTAAATGTGACGATGTCTCCATAATTCAAGGCACCCAACCCGTCACCGCCTCCGCTGACGGTGTAAAACTTGCTTTATCCTTTAACGGCAACATCGTAAACACCCTGCCCCTAAAAAGAGAAATGACTGAGCGCTTCCCAGATTTCCTCTACAACTGCGACTCCGACATTGTCTGCCACAAAATGCTCCAAGCCTTAAAAGAAACTGGAGACCTTGCCGCTGCATCCCGCAGTGTTATGGAAAGCTTAGATGGTGCCTTCTCCGTAACTGGCATCACTGGAGAGGGTGAATTTTTTGCCTTCAAAGATGCACATGGTATAAAACCCCTCTGCGCTGGACATGACCCTAACGGCGCAACATTTGCCTTCTCCTCTGAAACTGTCAGTTTTGACATGAACAGCTTCGTGCGGGATTTTGAATTAAACCCCGGCGAACTCGTAACTGTATCTAAAGACGGTTTTAAACGCATCCAAGTCATCGAGAAACCCCGCGAGGCTTTTTGCAGTTTTGAATACGCCTACTTTGCTAGGCCAGACTCGATTTTCAACGGCAAATATGTTTATGAAATCCGAGAAGACTTCGGCCGCAACTTGGTCAAAGAATTCCCCGAGGAAGCCAAGCAGGGCGACATCGTATTTTCAGTTCCTGAAACTGGTGACGACTCAGCCATGGGTGTTCATGAAGCCTCAGGGCTCCGTTGGGAACGTGCATCACGCCGCCACCGCTATGTAACTGAACGTGCTTTCATTCTGCTAAACGCGGAACGTTACTCAACGATAGATAAGAAAATTAACATTTTAGGAGCCAAAGTCGCTGGTAAAAACGTCATCATAACTGAGGACAGCGTAGTCCGCGGTGACACAACCAAAGTCATAATCGAAAAAATGCGTAAAGCTGGCGCCAAAAAGATTTTCCTCTTTGTTACCTTCCCCCGCATCATTGGCCCCTGCTTCTATGGTATCGATATGTCCACGTATGGGCAACTTGTTGGTTCAAGGCATTCCCCCGCCGAAATCGCAAAAATCATCGGTGCCGACGGAGTATGCTATCAATCCCTTGAAAATCTGATTCGTGCCACTGGAAAAACAGAAAATGAACTCTGTTTAGCCTGCATCACTGGCAAATATCCTACACCCTGTGCCCAGAAGATGGCTGATGCCATGAAGAAACGCTTCCAAGAAGGCTACGAAGAAAAAACCCGAATCTACGAATCCGAAGACCAACAATCCTAA
- a CDS encoding ABC transporter ATP-binding protein, whose product MTHTSNEAVIETTNLFKTYKEGQIQAVNGLNLKIQKGEIYALIGANGSGKTSTINMLTGALYPTSGSIQVLGLPIPQKRREAAAQIGVAPQEYALYSDLTVEQNIWFFAKLYNMKKAAFEKRLDELLPILKLNERRKTTVSNLSGGMKRRTSIACSLIHQPKIVFFDEATVGIDPVLRAFFWDYFRCLTKQGLTIVLTSHVMDEAERADRIGLMRAGKLIEEGTPAEIKRRHSAATVEEVFVKLSEGVIVDA is encoded by the coding sequence ATGACTCACACCTCAAACGAAGCAGTCATCGAAACAACCAACCTCTTCAAAACATACAAAGAAGGCCAAATCCAAGCCGTAAACGGTCTAAACCTCAAAATCCAAAAAGGCGAAATCTACGCTCTAATCGGCGCTAACGGCTCAGGCAAAACCTCAACCATCAACATGCTCACAGGCGCACTCTACCCTACCTCAGGCTCCATCCAAGTTCTCGGTTTACCCATCCCTCAAAAACGAAGAGAAGCCGCGGCACAAATCGGCGTGGCACCCCAAGAATACGCCCTCTACAGTGACCTCACGGTTGAACAGAACATCTGGTTCTTCGCAAAACTCTACAACATGAAAAAAGCAGCCTTCGAAAAACGACTAGATGAACTGCTACCGATCCTTAAGCTTAACGAACGTAGAAAAACCACCGTCTCCAACCTCAGCGGCGGCATGAAACGACGCACAAGCATCGCCTGCTCCCTTATCCATCAACCTAAAATTGTCTTTTTTGATGAGGCAACAGTCGGAATTGACCCCGTACTGCGCGCGTTTTTCTGGGATTACTTCCGTTGCCTCACAAAACAGGGGTTGACAATTGTTTTGACTTCACATGTGATGGATGAAGCTGAACGCGCCGACAGAATAGGGTTAATGCGTGCTGGCAAACTAATCGAGGAGGGCACACCTGCCGAGATTAAACGGAGGCATTCGGCTGCTACTGTGGAAGAGGTCTTTGTTAAATTAAGTGAGGGGGTTATCGTTGATGCGTAG
- a CDS encoding ABC transporter permease has protein sequence MRRSSFSANRVGAVAWRVLKQISRDRRTFGMMIVMPAIIMLIFGFALGGEVKYVPIVVDDQDNGYTITQSGNVNSTAYFGGNITTALENDDRVKVTQGTFDSGVCGVDNGTCFAAILIPANFSETLFKHGLGNAASQLSNVKVVINSTVGGDRQVSMPLNLSQALTDVGTNDNATITLYLDGTKPANEGSILAALQSALQDSVGGGGVELDKQFAFGNVEYSGLDVSIPSVIAFVLTFLVLLISLIIITRESSSGVLSRLYATPLSALERLLGYSIGLTLLGVLMVCVILGIGIGVFGVVVEGNFALLFFGAVLYALANIFLAVFLSNFAKNELQAVQMAPLIALPSMALSGMLIPVNAFPEGVQIVSQFVPMYYGNRIFEGIMLKGYGIGDLSFEFAVIGGIALLFFALAVMTVKDRIPA, from the coding sequence ATGCGTAGAAGCAGTTTTTCAGCTAACCGTGTTGGCGCAGTGGCTTGGCGTGTGCTCAAACAAATCAGCCGTGACAGACGTACGTTTGGAATGATGATTGTTATGCCAGCGATAATCATGCTTATCTTTGGGTTTGCGTTGGGCGGCGAAGTAAAATATGTGCCTATCGTAGTTGACGACCAAGATAATGGCTACACAATCACGCAAAGCGGAAACGTCAATAGTACCGCATACTTCGGAGGCAACATAACAACAGCTTTAGAAAACGATGACAGAGTAAAAGTTACCCAAGGCACCTTCGATTCAGGAGTATGCGGAGTAGATAATGGAACATGCTTTGCAGCCATCCTAATACCAGCCAACTTTTCAGAGACCCTCTTCAAACACGGCCTAGGAAACGCGGCTAGCCAATTATCTAACGTTAAAGTAGTCATCAACAGCACCGTCGGTGGCGACAGGCAAGTCAGCATGCCACTAAACCTCAGCCAAGCCCTCACAGACGTTGGAACAAACGATAACGCAACAATCACACTCTACCTTGACGGCACAAAACCCGCAAACGAAGGCAGCATTTTAGCAGCACTCCAAAGCGCACTACAAGACTCAGTTGGCGGTGGCGGCGTAGAGCTGGATAAACAGTTCGCGTTTGGCAACGTTGAGTACTCAGGATTGGACGTGAGTATTCCATCGGTGATTGCGTTTGTGTTGACTTTTCTGGTGCTCTTGATTTCTCTGATTATAATCACTCGAGAGTCAAGCTCAGGTGTTTTGTCAAGGTTATATGCGACTCCGCTTTCGGCGCTTGAAAGACTTCTGGGGTACTCAATAGGACTAACGCTACTGGGGGTTTTGATGGTCTGTGTGATTTTGGGCATCGGTATCGGAGTGTTCGGTGTCGTCGTTGAGGGTAACTTTGCCTTGCTTTTCTTCGGCGCAGTCCTATATGCATTAGCCAACATTTTCCTAGCAGTATTTCTTTCCAACTTTGCAAAAAACGAGTTGCAAGCCGTCCAAATGGCGCCCCTAATAGCGTTACCAAGCATGGCACTTAGCGGCATGCTCATACCCGTCAACGCATTCCCAGAAGGAGTTCAAATCGTCTCCCAATTTGTTCCCATGTACTATGGCAACCGCATTTTTGAAGGCATCATGCTCAAAGGCTATGGCATTGGCGACTTATCGTTTGAATTTGCAGTTATCGGCGGAATTGCATTGCTGTTCTTTGCGTTGGCGGTTATGACAGTAAAAGACAGAATCCCAGCGTAA
- a CDS encoding PQQ-binding-like beta-propeller repeat protein, with amino-acid sequence MNLTTQNKKLAFTTTVLLLLSITISLFAAIPLSQAHNPSVTYPVWCYTAVSTTPIGVGQEELITFWCNQIPPTASADSRYGDRWIFYLDVTKPDNTTETLGPFESDSVGGAYTTYVPEQTGNYSVIARMPAYIITGLPTANNVPVNSVYVNDTYGPATSDPCYFTVQTDPIQPWSETPLPNEYWNRPINSANRLWYVLAGNYLSGAAHATATNTKTCYGYGPESSHIVWSRPYYAGGTMDERYGDIGYHTNHYGGITLGNMIILNGKVIVSDRNTAHGNNGWWTIDLYTGQTLALDNKTVMPQFASIYDYESPNQHGGMPYLWRTSGVTLPAGYTTGTGLSTWEMLDGYTYDTITIIANVSASGTAVYGKDGSILRYNIATSGGKQYLTCWNSSAIPTELLGTTGTNYWQWRPQNYAVHDGRNGFSMNVTLDGKDGRSNPVTGSIYWVREGKDVVGGKIGVTNSTTTIKGQIWALNLDPEAGVVGGLLWNKTYTQPLSLGDYAVGSRPGIMLETVNPDYGVFIFRQDLTRTYWGYSLATGEQIWETEPESQMQFYGLSTADCCCTYEGNFITYGYGGEVNAYNITTGEKAWTYVAENQNMESPYGNYPTGVAAACDGKLYLTTSEHSATQPLFRGADLRCINATDGTEIWKILDWGAGMAAGTGVYIADGYLINLNSYDQMLYCFGKGPSATTISAPQIVPALGSSILLTGTVTDQTQSGRLNTNYLLEFSLKDTPAVSDDSMQAWMEYKFMQQTKPTNTTGVPVSIDTIDPNGNYRHIADVTSDATGQYAYTFTPDVPGTYQILASFAGTKSYYASSGQTYLAVGEAPPTAAPYPETVLPPTETYFAISTAAIIVAIAIVGAIIVLVLKKRP; translated from the coding sequence TTGAACCTAACAACCCAAAATAAAAAATTAGCCTTCACAACAACAGTGCTTTTGCTACTCTCAATAACCATTTCCTTATTCGCTGCTATCCCCCTAAGTCAAGCACACAACCCATCCGTAACATACCCCGTTTGGTGTTACACAGCAGTATCAACAACCCCTATCGGAGTTGGTCAGGAAGAACTGATTACCTTCTGGTGCAATCAGATTCCTCCCACAGCCAGCGCCGACAGTCGATACGGTGACCGCTGGATTTTCTACTTAGACGTCACCAAACCCGATAACACCACCGAGACTCTTGGTCCCTTTGAATCTGACTCAGTTGGCGGTGCCTACACAACATACGTCCCTGAACAAACTGGTAACTACTCAGTAATAGCCCGAATGCCAGCCTACATAATCACAGGTCTTCCAACGGCAAATAATGTACCCGTCAACAGCGTTTACGTCAACGACACTTATGGTCCAGCAACCAGCGACCCCTGTTACTTCACAGTCCAAACTGACCCAATCCAACCTTGGAGTGAAACCCCGCTTCCCAATGAATACTGGAATCGCCCCATAAACAGCGCCAACAGACTTTGGTATGTCCTTGCAGGTAACTACCTCTCAGGTGCTGCGCACGCAACCGCTACCAACACAAAAACTTGCTACGGCTATGGACCTGAAAGTTCACATATTGTGTGGTCACGCCCCTACTACGCAGGAGGAACAATGGATGAACGCTACGGAGACATAGGTTACCATACTAACCACTATGGCGGTATTACACTCGGCAACATGATTATCCTCAACGGAAAAGTCATAGTTTCTGACCGCAACACCGCGCATGGAAATAACGGTTGGTGGACAATTGATCTCTACACTGGCCAAACACTCGCCCTAGACAACAAGACCGTTATGCCCCAATTTGCCTCCATATATGACTATGAATCACCCAACCAACACGGCGGTATGCCCTACCTCTGGAGAACATCAGGTGTTACTCTACCCGCAGGCTACACCACCGGTACTGGTTTGTCAACATGGGAAATGCTTGACGGATACACATATGATACCATCACCATAATTGCTAACGTTTCAGCAAGCGGAACAGCAGTTTACGGCAAAGACGGCAGCATCCTAAGATACAACATTGCAACTTCAGGCGGCAAACAATACCTGACCTGCTGGAACAGTTCAGCCATCCCCACAGAACTTTTAGGCACAACAGGAACAAACTATTGGCAATGGAGACCACAAAACTATGCAGTTCACGATGGACGAAACGGCTTCTCGATGAACGTAACACTTGACGGCAAAGACGGCAGATCAAACCCTGTTACCGGAAGCATCTACTGGGTAAGGGAAGGTAAAGACGTAGTCGGCGGAAAGATTGGCGTCACCAACTCAACTACAACTATTAAAGGCCAAATCTGGGCTCTAAACCTAGACCCCGAAGCCGGCGTCGTAGGCGGTCTGCTTTGGAACAAAACTTACACACAACCCTTATCCTTAGGCGATTATGCTGTTGGCAGTCGTCCAGGTATTATGCTTGAAACTGTAAACCCTGACTATGGTGTCTTCATCTTCCGACAAGACCTTACCCGAACATACTGGGGCTATAGCCTAGCAACAGGCGAGCAAATTTGGGAAACCGAACCCGAATCTCAAATGCAATTCTATGGCTTAAGCACTGCTGACTGCTGCTGCACTTACGAAGGCAACTTCATCACCTACGGTTACGGTGGAGAAGTAAACGCATACAACATAACTACTGGCGAAAAAGCTTGGACATACGTTGCTGAAAACCAAAACATGGAATCCCCATACGGCAACTACCCGACTGGTGTTGCTGCAGCCTGTGACGGAAAACTCTACCTAACAACAAGCGAACACTCAGCTACTCAACCACTATTCCGCGGCGCAGATTTACGATGCATAAACGCTACTGACGGCACTGAAATCTGGAAGATTCTAGACTGGGGTGCAGGCATGGCGGCTGGTACTGGCGTCTACATCGCTGATGGCTACCTAATTAACCTCAACAGCTATGACCAAATGCTCTACTGCTTCGGCAAAGGACCAAGCGCTACCACCATTTCAGCTCCACAGATCGTTCCAGCTTTAGGCTCTAGTATCCTCTTAACTGGCACAGTCACAGACCAAACGCAATCTGGCAGATTAAACACAAACTATCTTTTGGAATTCTCTCTAAAAGACACCCCCGCAGTCTCTGATGACAGCATGCAAGCATGGATGGAATACAAGTTCATGCAACAAACCAAGCCAACAAACACAACTGGCGTTCCAGTTTCAATCGATACTATTGACCCCAACGGAAACTACCGACACATAGCTGACGTAACATCTGACGCGACTGGTCAATATGCATACACATTCACACCTGACGTTCCAGGAACCTATCAAATCTTAGCTTCCTTTGCAGGAACAAAATCCTACTACGCATCATCTGGCCAAACCTACCTAGCAGTAGGTGAAGCACCACCAACAGCAGCTCCCTACCCCGAAACCGTTCTGCCACCCACAGAAACATACTTCGCGATATCCACCGCAGCCATAATTGTTGCAATCGCTATAGTCGGCGCAATCATAGTGTTGGTACTCAAAAAACGCCCATAA